A portion of the Myxococcus stipitatus genome contains these proteins:
- a CDS encoding alkaline phosphatase PhoX, translating into MHRRHFLRLSALGGSSLALGSLGFWSNVYAAPPTPGPSPYGALAEAPDANGVRLPKGFTSRIIARSAEVVPGTDYTWHMAPDGGACYPLPDGGWLYASNSETSPDGGVSSVRFARDGKVTGAWRILANTHLNCAGGPTPWGTWLSCEEHPKGHVWECDPTRPGQGLERPALGTFTHEAVAVDPVGRRLYLTEDTPTGRLYRFTPAKWPSLEEGTLEAARVSGDLHLGARVEWVPVSAEAPVAMQPAARVTTAFPGAEGCWCDGGVVYFTTKHDNRVWAHTPLTGKLVVLYDPTRYPDAPLRGVDNITVSRAKELYVCEDGDDMQICLLGQDRKVSPFLQVMGHKGSELAGAAFSPDGRRLYFSSQRGTNGRGVTYEVTGPFRAKAA; encoded by the coding sequence ATGCATCGCCGTCACTTCCTGCGACTCTCCGCCCTGGGAGGCAGCAGTCTGGCCCTGGGGAGCCTCGGCTTCTGGAGCAACGTCTACGCCGCGCCGCCCACGCCGGGCCCCAGCCCCTATGGCGCGCTCGCGGAGGCTCCCGACGCCAACGGCGTGCGCCTGCCCAAGGGCTTCACCTCGCGCATCATCGCGCGCAGCGCCGAGGTGGTCCCCGGCACGGACTACACGTGGCACATGGCCCCGGATGGCGGCGCCTGCTACCCGCTGCCCGACGGGGGCTGGCTCTACGCGAGCAACAGCGAGACGTCTCCGGACGGCGGCGTGTCGTCGGTGCGCTTCGCGCGGGATGGGAAGGTGACGGGCGCCTGGCGCATCCTGGCCAACACCCACCTCAACTGCGCGGGAGGCCCCACGCCCTGGGGCACGTGGCTGTCGTGCGAGGAGCACCCGAAGGGGCATGTCTGGGAATGCGACCCGACCCGGCCGGGCCAGGGCCTCGAGCGACCCGCGTTGGGCACCTTCACCCACGAGGCGGTGGCGGTGGACCCGGTGGGGCGGCGCCTGTACCTGACGGAGGACACGCCCACCGGGCGCCTCTACCGCTTCACGCCCGCGAAGTGGCCCTCGCTGGAGGAGGGCACGTTGGAGGCCGCGCGCGTCAGCGGGGACCTCCACCTGGGCGCCCGGGTGGAGTGGGTGCCCGTCTCCGCGGAGGCGCCCGTGGCCATGCAGCCCGCCGCCCGCGTGACGACGGCCTTCCCCGGCGCCGAGGGCTGCTGGTGCGACGGGGGCGTCGTGTACTTCACGACGAAGCATGACAACCGCGTGTGGGCGCACACGCCGCTGACGGGGAAGCTGGTCGTGCTGTACGACCCCACGCGCTACCCGGACGCGCCACTGCGGGGCGTGGACAACATCACCGTGTCGCGCGCGAAGGAGCTGTATGTCTGCGAGGACGGCGATGACATGCAGATCTGCCTGCTGGGGCAGGACCGCAAGGTTTCGCCGTTCCTCCAGGTGATGGGTCACAAGGGCTCGGAGTTGGCGGGCGCGGCCTTCAGCCCGGATGGCCGGAGGCTCTACTTCAGCTCGCAGCGAGGGACGAACGGCCGGGGTGTCACCTACGAGGTGACCGGTCCCTTCCGCGCCAAGGCCGCCTGA
- a CDS encoding double-CXXCG motif protein, translating into MMRLFELGRDLDTTKGRERWSLHAKRRWELPGAECPRCFHEVGIVGHDYPSVDLSELPQEHEYRKAREASWDEYVRLRDLVRPLVPAGALLLPGMGMGPLVGSVRGRPTPMVLEPWWQLLAQPESVERLLAAGLRGINPQPTALKVGRDVPPMLELELVAGGDYAPECRPTPVGEPCPLCGTQRTMTPPPHWWLDTTSLPDADVFRFREVPSVIVASERFVEVLRSMGGDIRFQATELAPPASREAGAPV; encoded by the coding sequence ATGATGCGGCTTTTTGAACTCGGGCGAGACCTCGACACGACGAAGGGGCGCGAGCGCTGGAGCCTCCACGCGAAGCGGCGGTGGGAGCTGCCGGGGGCAGAGTGCCCTCGGTGCTTCCATGAAGTCGGTATCGTCGGACACGACTATCCGAGCGTTGACCTATCCGAGCTGCCCCAGGAGCACGAGTACAGGAAGGCCCGAGAGGCGTCCTGGGACGAGTACGTCCGACTCCGCGACCTCGTGCGACCGCTCGTGCCGGCGGGGGCGCTCTTGCTGCCGGGTATGGGCATGGGGCCGCTGGTCGGCTCGGTGAGGGGGCGTCCGACGCCGATGGTGCTGGAGCCGTGGTGGCAACTCCTGGCCCAGCCCGAGAGCGTGGAACGACTCCTCGCTGCGGGGCTCCGCGGCATCAATCCCCAGCCCACGGCCCTGAAGGTCGGACGGGACGTGCCTCCGATGCTGGAGCTAGAGTTGGTGGCCGGGGGCGACTACGCGCCTGAGTGCCGCCCCACGCCGGTTGGCGAGCCCTGTCCCCTGTGTGGCACCCAGCGAACGATGACACCGCCTCCTCACTGGTGGCTCGATACGACGTCCCTGCCAGACGCGGACGTGTTCCGCTTCCGTGAGGTTCCCTCCGTCATCGTCGCGAGCGAGCGCTTCGTCGAGGTGCTCCGAAGCATGGGAGGCGACATCCGCTTCCAGGCGACGGAGCTTGCCCCGCCTGCTTCGCGTGAAGCGGGAGCACCGGTATGA
- a CDS encoding TIGR02269 family lipoprotein → MAMLRAWWVVVLFLLASCASAPVAERFELPREDDSAEDCAEAAEEDGDEGCVTMACDGDTCGLYRCEDVSSAPLALRGASAPAPMAGVGTSPQRYWGAPQVMPGREPVLVFHMERPEELPSQKALRKAREEWEKAPKEKHHIFPRAFEVYFNRQGINIHEVVLAIEVKRHKELHSGARGAPWNTDWEVLIHQLQKERATKQESRRRLMEHAAYMIRKYRLVGMPMSYWQQLGKVEWLLQGGDR, encoded by the coding sequence ATGGCGATGCTGCGTGCGTGGTGGGTGGTGGTGCTGTTCCTGTTGGCCAGCTGCGCGTCGGCGCCCGTCGCCGAGCGCTTCGAGCTGCCGCGCGAGGACGACTCCGCGGAGGACTGCGCCGAAGCAGCCGAGGAGGACGGTGACGAGGGGTGCGTCACCATGGCCTGCGACGGGGACACCTGCGGCCTCTACCGGTGCGAGGACGTCTCCTCTGCGCCCCTGGCCCTGCGAGGAGCCAGCGCCCCGGCGCCGATGGCGGGCGTCGGCACCTCACCCCAGCGCTACTGGGGCGCCCCGCAGGTCATGCCCGGCCGAGAGCCCGTCCTCGTCTTCCACATGGAGCGGCCCGAGGAGTTGCCGAGTCAGAAGGCGCTCCGCAAGGCGCGCGAGGAGTGGGAGAAGGCGCCCAAGGAGAAGCACCACATCTTCCCCCGGGCTTTCGAGGTGTACTTCAACCGGCAGGGCATCAACATCCACGAGGTCGTCCTTGCCATCGAAGTGAAGCGGCACAAGGAACTTCACAGCGGCGCACGAGGCGCACCGTGGAATACGGATTGGGAAGTCCTCATCCACCAACTCCAAAAGGAGAGGGCAACGAAGCAAGAGTCGAGGCGACGGCTCATGGAACACGCGGCCTACATGATTCGGAAGTATCGTCTCGTCGGGATGCCCATGTCGTACTGGCAGCAGCTCGGGAAGGTTGAGTGGCTGCTGCAAGGCGGGGACAGATGA
- a CDS encoding endonuclease V: MLACVDVDYRPDVTVAACVLFRGWEDATEAGHLLERGPPAEAYEPGQFYRRELPHLLRVLAAAPEPLEAIVVDGYVWLGHDKPGLGAHLYESLGRSVPVIGVAKTAFHSASLAAPVYRGQSQRPLFVTAVGVDLSVAAEHIRRMHGDSRKPTLLTRVDRLCRDS; the protein is encoded by the coding sequence ATGCTCGCTTGCGTGGATGTGGACTACCGCCCCGACGTCACCGTGGCCGCGTGTGTCCTGTTCCGAGGGTGGGAGGACGCCACGGAAGCAGGCCACCTGCTCGAGCGAGGCCCTCCCGCCGAGGCCTACGAGCCCGGCCAGTTCTACCGCCGCGAGCTGCCCCACCTGCTGCGGGTCCTCGCGGCGGCGCCCGAGCCGCTGGAGGCCATCGTCGTGGACGGCTACGTCTGGCTGGGCCACGACAAGCCCGGGCTGGGCGCGCACCTGTACGAGTCGCTCGGTCGCTCGGTGCCGGTGATTGGCGTGGCCAAGACGGCCTTCCACTCCGCCAGCCTGGCCGCGCCCGTGTATCGAGGCCAGAGTCAGCGCCCCCTCTTCGTCACCGCCGTCGGCGTGGACCTGAGCGTCGCCGCGGAGCACATCCGCCGCATGCATGGCGATTCGCGCAAACCCACCCTGCTCACCCGGGTGGACCGGCTGTGCCGGGACTCCTGA
- a CDS encoding DUF2203 domain-containing protein produces MLETMRYFSVEEANRLVPLLSRTFEHIRPWVERVQQLIEKLGTPENDTPEKLDALRAERDALLEKVREELRQFHEMGLEIKGAEGLVDFRAHRGEEPVYLCWRIGEPAVSHWHGLYDGFAGRRPITSADEFEPTYLS; encoded by the coding sequence ATGCTGGAGACGATGCGCTACTTCAGCGTGGAAGAAGCCAACAGGCTGGTGCCGCTGTTGAGCCGCACCTTCGAGCACATCCGTCCCTGGGTCGAGCGCGTCCAACAGCTCATCGAGAAGCTCGGCACGCCGGAGAACGACACGCCGGAGAAGCTGGACGCCCTGCGCGCCGAGCGCGACGCGCTCTTGGAGAAGGTGCGCGAGGAGCTGCGCCAGTTCCACGAGATGGGCCTCGAAATCAAGGGCGCGGAGGGCCTCGTGGACTTCCGCGCGCACCGGGGCGAGGAGCCCGTGTACCTGTGCTGGCGCATCGGCGAGCCCGCCGTCTCGCACTGGCACGGGCTGTATGACGGCTTCGCCGGACGCCGCCCCATCACCAGCGCGGACGAGTTCGAGCCCACCTACCTGAGCTGA